A region from the Polyangiaceae bacterium genome encodes:
- the moaC gene encoding cyclic pyranopterin monophosphate synthase MoaC, with protein MKLYAFDEDTEGLELVPLAARRALDHAGLKMSRKGWRSLPLAARRSIVDLGSARTVDVATVARACKPAEPAAERGDVVEDPPAKAPPQVVTQAFGTERPIADAVWAGLSPLDRYVLWKVASKGRAERMAAAYQEIVGASALSTHLAPGGGVRMVDVAEKIATQRTAIAESRVTMGGEAFARLERADAPKGDVLGTARLAGIMAAKRTADLIPLCHPIALTRVAVELKLEPGERSVHVTATVEAFDRTGVEMEALVAASTAALTVYDMLKAFDRSMQISGTRLVAKSGGRSGDYRR; from the coding sequence GTGAAGCTCTACGCGTTCGACGAAGATACCGAAGGGCTCGAGCTCGTGCCGCTCGCTGCGCGCCGCGCTCTGGATCACGCCGGGCTCAAGATGTCGCGCAAGGGTTGGCGCAGCCTTCCGCTCGCGGCGCGTCGGTCCATCGTGGACCTCGGATCCGCGCGTACCGTGGACGTGGCCACCGTGGCGCGGGCCTGCAAGCCCGCGGAGCCAGCTGCGGAGCGGGGGGACGTGGTGGAGGATCCGCCCGCCAAGGCTCCTCCCCAGGTCGTGACGCAAGCTTTCGGCACCGAGCGGCCGATCGCGGACGCCGTGTGGGCGGGGCTCTCGCCGCTGGATCGCTACGTCCTGTGGAAGGTCGCCAGTAAAGGGCGTGCGGAGCGCATGGCAGCGGCGTATCAGGAAATCGTGGGAGCCAGCGCGCTCTCCACTCACCTCGCACCCGGGGGCGGCGTGCGCATGGTGGACGTCGCCGAGAAGATTGCCACGCAGCGCACGGCCATCGCCGAGAGCCGCGTCACGATGGGCGGCGAGGCGTTCGCACGGCTGGAGCGGGCGGATGCGCCCAAGGGTGACGTGCTCGGCACGGCACGCCTCGCGGGCATCATGGCGGCCAAGCGCACGGCGGACCTCATCCCGCTATGCCATCCCATCGCGCTCACCCGCGTCGCGGTCGAGCTGAAGCTGGAGCCCGGAGAGCGGAGCGTGCACGTCACGGCTACCGTCGAAGCGTTCGACCGCACGGGGGTGGAGATGGAAGCGTTGGTGGCGGCGTCCACCGCGGCCCTGACCGTCTACGACATGCTCAAAGCCTTCGACCGTAGCATGCAGATCAGCGGAACACGGCTGGTTGCGAAGTCCGGCGGCCGCTCCGGAGACTATCGACGATGA
- a CDS encoding molybdenum cofactor biosynthesis protein MoaE: MFDIREEALALEEALAAVRHPGAGGITFFLGVVRDENEGRAVTLLEYEAYGSMAKKELAAIGAEIEKEIPGARVSALHRVGKLQVGDAAVICAASAPHRDEAFRACRALIDRIKERVPIWKREHGPDGPYWVGWEDARCGAHGHEH; encoded by the coding sequence TTGTTCGACATCCGTGAGGAAGCGCTGGCCTTGGAGGAAGCGCTGGCGGCGGTGCGCCACCCCGGCGCTGGCGGCATCACGTTCTTCCTGGGAGTGGTACGCGACGAGAACGAGGGCCGCGCGGTCACGCTCCTGGAGTACGAGGCCTACGGCAGCATGGCGAAGAAGGAGCTCGCGGCGATCGGCGCCGAGATCGAAAAGGAGATACCCGGCGCTCGTGTGTCGGCGCTCCATCGCGTGGGCAAGCTCCAGGTCGGAGATGCCGCCGTGATCTGCGCGGCGAGCGCGCCACATCGTGACGAGGCATTTCGTGCGTGTCGCGCCCTCATCGATCGCATCAAGGAGCGTGTGCCGATCTGGAAACGGGAGCACGGACCGGACGGGCCGTATTGGGTGGGCTGGGAAGATGCGCGGTGCGGAGCGCACGGGCACGAACACTGA
- a CDS encoding glycosyltransferase family 39 protein, giving the protein MTVVPFRKRLLDPAIAIALGAGYVVLLLSTVKNLGYARDEGFYFQAARSYQGWFDILLQNASEAMKPAVIDRYWQNNSEHPALMKSLFALSHQYLFVKHKLFPDAGTAFRFPGMVMSGIAVAVTYAWGRRAVSRSGGFVAAVLLAMMPRVFYHAHLACFDMPVAAMWLITVYVYWRSLDGGWKWILLAGVLYGLLLDTKHNSWLLPPALIAHFVIVRGKKLGRDLVTGRLGLPTALYAMALIGPVVFYCLWPWIWHDTGKRLAAYVAFHMHHEYYNMEFLGRTYWKPPMPLSYAWLMTLGTVPGITLLLFLLGLGGATVHALTTRYVKIGSWFLARRGKGPPAPPTAADRAAFATNVLWLLCILTSYAPWLSKNTPIFGGTKHWITAYPFLCLFAARGFELVRRKMTELSERWKLPARSTIVSSTLALTVLLGPTVITLDSHPWGLSAYTPIVGGAPGAANLGLNRTFWGYTTGAVQDYLNDHVPPNGAVFVHDTAVQSFDQMKADGRLRSDIRAGWTIEGSAFSLYHQEPHMQRVEQQIWMDYGTIQPVDIGAFHGVPVVWIYERPR; this is encoded by the coding sequence ATGACCGTAGTGCCCTTTCGCAAGCGGCTGCTGGATCCGGCCATCGCCATCGCCCTGGGCGCGGGCTACGTCGTGCTGCTGCTCTCCACCGTGAAGAACCTCGGCTACGCCCGGGACGAGGGCTTCTACTTCCAGGCAGCGCGGAGCTACCAGGGCTGGTTCGACATCCTGCTGCAGAACGCCTCCGAGGCGATGAAGCCCGCGGTGATTGACCGCTATTGGCAGAACAACAGCGAGCACCCGGCGCTGATGAAGTCGCTGTTCGCGCTCTCCCACCAGTACCTGTTCGTCAAGCACAAGCTGTTCCCGGACGCGGGCACTGCGTTCCGCTTTCCCGGGATGGTGATGAGCGGCATCGCCGTGGCGGTGACCTACGCCTGGGGACGCCGCGCCGTGAGCCGCTCAGGCGGATTCGTCGCCGCGGTGCTGCTCGCGATGATGCCGCGGGTGTTCTATCACGCGCACCTCGCCTGCTTCGACATGCCGGTGGCGGCGATGTGGCTGATCACCGTGTACGTGTACTGGCGTTCGCTGGATGGCGGCTGGAAGTGGATCCTGCTCGCCGGCGTGCTGTACGGCCTGCTCCTGGACACCAAGCATAACTCCTGGCTCTTGCCCCCGGCGCTCATCGCCCACTTCGTGATCGTGCGCGGCAAGAAGCTCGGCCGCGATCTCGTTACCGGGCGTCTGGGCCTACCCACCGCGCTGTACGCCATGGCGCTGATCGGCCCGGTCGTCTTCTACTGTTTGTGGCCGTGGATCTGGCACGACACCGGCAAGCGGCTCGCTGCCTACGTGGCGTTCCACATGCACCACGAGTACTACAACATGGAGTTTCTGGGCCGCACCTACTGGAAGCCGCCCATGCCCCTCTCCTACGCCTGGCTCATGACGCTGGGCACGGTGCCGGGCATCACGCTCCTGCTCTTCCTGCTCGGTCTCGGTGGCGCCACCGTCCACGCCCTCACCACGCGCTACGTGAAGATCGGCTCCTGGTTTTTGGCCCGCCGCGGAAAAGGCCCTCCGGCGCCGCCCACGGCGGCAGATCGCGCGGCCTTTGCCACCAACGTGCTGTGGCTCTTGTGCATCCTGACGAGCTACGCCCCCTGGCTCAGCAAGAACACGCCCATCTTCGGCGGCACCAAGCACTGGATCACGGCGTACCCGTTCTTGTGCTTGTTCGCGGCTCGCGGCTTCGAGCTCGTTCGCCGCAAGATGACCGAGCTCAGCGAACGTTGGAAGCTTCCGGCTCGTTCCACCATCGTCAGCAGCACGCTGGCGCTCACGGTGCTGCTCGGACCCACTGTGATCACGCTGGACTCGCACCCCTGGGGGCTCTCGGCCTACACACCCATCGTAGGCGGCGCCCCCGGAGCGGCGAACTTGGGCTTGAACCGAACGTTCTGGGGCTACACGACGGGCGCAGTGCAGGACTACCTGAACGATCACGTGCCGCCCAATGGCGCTGTGTTCGTTCACGACACCGCGGTGCAGAGCTTCGATCAGATGAAGGCCGATGGCCGCTTGCGGAGTGACATCCGTGCCGGCTGGACCATCGAGGGCTCGGCCTTCTCGCTCTACCACCAGGAACCCCACATGCAGCGCGTAGAGCAGCAGATCTGGATGGACTACGGCACCATCCAGCCCGTGGACATTGGAGCGTTTCACGGTGTCCCCGTAGTGTGGATCTACGAGCGACCACGCTGA
- a CDS encoding class I SAM-dependent methyltransferase → MTETRAYEDLIGAATDEYGADFFSSEEFALREAMEHGHYWHLHRRQVVLEELLRAGVARSSSLIEIGCGIGTVATYLNGHGYRVDYADVHGAALEVARRVAERELGNTSRRFVRLDVTKTPLEARYDGVLMLDVLEHLPDDVAALTNVCKGLPSGGVVLFTVPAFKLLWSPWDDIEHHKRRYTLSQAKGLATDAGLSVKRATYFFFPLFFAALGVKALRGARSFFENGERGAAQNISEMAETKTSPLLNRLALGTLALENPVRRASKLALGTSVLCVAEKP, encoded by the coding sequence ATGACTGAAACCCGAGCATATGAAGACCTGATCGGAGCGGCGACGGACGAGTATGGCGCGGACTTCTTCTCGAGCGAGGAGTTCGCCCTGCGCGAAGCGATGGAGCATGGTCACTATTGGCATCTGCATCGGAGACAGGTCGTCTTGGAGGAGTTGCTGCGAGCGGGAGTTGCGCGCAGTAGCTCTCTCATCGAAATCGGCTGCGGCATCGGTACCGTCGCGACGTATCTCAACGGGCACGGATATCGCGTGGACTACGCGGACGTACACGGTGCCGCTCTCGAAGTCGCGCGCCGAGTAGCGGAGCGGGAGCTAGGAAACACTAGTCGCAGGTTCGTGCGGCTGGACGTCACCAAGACTCCGCTGGAGGCGAGGTACGACGGGGTGCTCATGCTCGACGTCTTGGAGCATCTACCGGACGACGTCGCTGCGCTCACCAACGTATGCAAGGGACTACCGTCGGGCGGTGTCGTCCTGTTCACGGTACCAGCCTTCAAGCTGCTTTGGTCACCGTGGGACGACATCGAGCATCACAAGCGCCGCTACACACTGTCTCAAGCCAAGGGTTTGGCGACTGATGCCGGGCTCTCCGTCAAGCGAGCCACCTACTTCTTCTTCCCGTTGTTCTTCGCCGCACTCGGTGTGAAAGCGCTGAGGGGCGCGCGCTCCTTCTTCGAGAATGGTGAGCGGGGTGCGGCGCAGAACATCAGTGAGATGGCAGAAACCAAGACCAGCCCGCTTCTGAACCGCTTGGCCCTCGGCACTCTCGCGCTCGAGAACCCCGTGCGTCGCGCCTCCAAGCTGGCACTTGGAACCAGTGTGCTCTGCGTGGCGGAAAAGCCCTAA
- a CDS encoding NTP transferase domain-containing protein, translating into MRPLVGIFVGGQGRRMGGVAKGLMRPPSGERSIVDRLVTIAQDALGDVDAVMVGDATSYSAVRLPALDDDPPGVGPLGGLAALLAEAERRGAPFAVALACDLPFVTTALLGRVVGVDAVAVVPRAGEHLQPLCARYAPSVRSVAQAVLSGGKRSLHAVLDAIGDDLHVIELTAAESVAVEDWDTPEDVTR; encoded by the coding sequence GTGCGCCCCCTGGTCGGCATCTTCGTGGGCGGCCAGGGACGACGGATGGGGGGCGTCGCCAAGGGCCTGATGCGACCTCCGTCCGGCGAGCGCAGCATCGTGGATCGCCTGGTGACCATCGCGCAGGACGCCTTGGGCGATGTGGATGCCGTGATGGTCGGCGACGCCACGTCGTACTCCGCGGTGCGCCTGCCGGCGCTCGACGACGACCCGCCCGGAGTGGGCCCCCTGGGCGGCCTCGCGGCGTTGCTGGCCGAAGCGGAGCGCCGGGGCGCGCCGTTTGCCGTCGCCTTGGCCTGCGACCTGCCGTTCGTGACCACGGCGCTGCTCGGCCGCGTGGTGGGCGTGGATGCGGTGGCCGTGGTGCCCCGCGCCGGCGAGCATCTGCAGCCCCTGTGCGCGCGCTACGCGCCGTCGGTCCGCAGCGTCGCCCAGGCCGTGCTGTCGGGCGGCAAGCGCTCGCTCCACGCGGTGCTGGACGCCATCGGCGACGACCTCCACGTCATCGAGCTGACTGCGGCGGAGAGCGTCGCCGTGGAAGACTGGGACACGCCGGAGGACGTGACGCGTTAG
- a CDS encoding molybdopterin molybdotransferase MoeA gives MLPFEEALERVLGNARRLGSERVAVGDALGRVLAETLRADSPMPAFDYSAMDGYAVASSGFHGAMPVTLPVVGESQTGHEPPALTPGTACRIFTGAVLPAGADAVVMQENVERDGDRATFSAQPKAGDHVRHAGEDLAVGQVAVKAGTRLGGGQLGLCAALDRAHVHVARRPRVTIVCTGDELRAPGEKPWPGSIPESNGIALSGWVRQAGGEPVIAPLARDDREATSMALRTALAESDVVLTVGGVSVGDHDVVRPALEAAGATLDFYKVRIKPGKPLVFGNAGTTHVLGLPGNPVSAQVTFALFGMALLRTMQGDAQARPPLRRGRLAKPLRQKPGRRGYYRAQHSAEGVIPLDNQASGAPTSMAWADCLVIVPEDSEGFEAGTEVDVIQLGDL, from the coding sequence ATGTTGCCGTTCGAAGAAGCGCTGGAGCGCGTGCTGGGTAACGCTCGTCGACTGGGCAGCGAGCGCGTCGCCGTTGGAGATGCGCTCGGACGCGTGCTGGCTGAGACCTTGCGCGCCGACAGTCCCATGCCCGCCTTCGACTACAGCGCGATGGATGGCTATGCGGTCGCCTCCTCTGGTTTTCACGGCGCGATGCCCGTCACGCTGCCGGTCGTCGGTGAGAGTCAGACGGGGCACGAGCCTCCGGCGCTCACCCCCGGCACGGCATGCCGCATCTTTACCGGCGCGGTGCTGCCGGCGGGAGCCGACGCCGTGGTGATGCAGGAAAACGTGGAGCGCGACGGCGATCGCGCGACGTTCTCGGCGCAGCCGAAGGCGGGGGATCACGTGCGGCACGCCGGCGAGGATCTGGCCGTCGGACAGGTCGCGGTGAAGGCCGGCACGCGCCTCGGCGGTGGGCAGCTCGGGTTGTGCGCGGCGCTGGACCGCGCGCACGTGCACGTGGCGCGGCGGCCCCGGGTGACCATCGTGTGCACGGGAGACGAGTTGCGCGCGCCCGGAGAGAAGCCGTGGCCCGGCAGCATTCCGGAGTCCAATGGCATCGCGCTCTCTGGGTGGGTGCGGCAAGCCGGGGGCGAGCCGGTGATCGCGCCGCTAGCCCGGGACGACCGCGAGGCGACGTCGATGGCGCTTCGAACCGCGCTGGCGGAGAGCGACGTGGTGCTGACGGTGGGCGGCGTCAGCGTGGGGGATCACGACGTCGTGCGCCCCGCGCTGGAAGCCGCCGGCGCGACCCTCGACTTCTACAAGGTGCGGATCAAGCCGGGAAAGCCGTTGGTGTTCGGCAACGCGGGGACGACCCACGTGTTGGGCTTGCCCGGCAACCCGGTGTCGGCCCAGGTGACCTTCGCTTTGTTCGGCATGGCGCTGTTGCGAACGATGCAGGGCGACGCTCAGGCACGGCCGCCACTGCGCCGAGGGCGCCTCGCCAAGCCGCTCCGGCAAAAGCCCGGGCGCCGCGGCTACTATCGCGCCCAGCACTCGGCCGAAGGTGTGATACCCCTCGACAATCAAGCGTCGGGCGCGCCCACCAGCATGGCGTGGGCGGACTGCCTCGTGATCGTTCCGGAGGACTCGGAAGGCTTCGAAGCGGGTACGGAGGTGGACGTGATTCAGCTGGGAGACTTGTAG
- the ppk1 gene encoding polyphosphate kinase 1: MPFRRATKQLPMNTIPPDHQLPAPSVSPSKERRASDPELYINRELSWLEFNARVVSEAGNPSIPLYERLKFLGIFASNLDEFFMVRVAGLQAQLSGEIEEVPPDGMTPGEQLVAISDRAHELVAQSYAIWNGSVVKELRQAGIALVAPEELGPDDLAALDEHFRRDIFPVLTPIAIDPVHPFPHVRNKSINVGFLFESSDNSNDPSFGLVQVPITLPRLIRVPLTDTRRAFVALEDMILRHQQLIFPQMRILGSYVFRVTRNFDIELDEDEAEDLLLTLQAELRRRERGHAVRLTVSGEAPDDSLAWLCRELDLDSQRDVYMVDGPLFLGDMTELASGDDKRKHRDEPYSPVYVMPLRDSDDFFETIRERDVLLHHPYESFEAVIDFLSQAAEDPQVLAIKQTLYRTGGESPLVRALQRAAEQGKQVTAVVELKARFDEESNIQWARALERSGVNVMYGLLGLKTHAKVLLVVRKEKTGLRRYVHVATGNYNQQTARLYEDVSLFTAREDIGEDATALFNLLTGYSAPPRWNQLIVAPLGLHEAILGLIARETEHGLAGRPARIVAKMNSLVDADVISALYAASQAGVQVDLLIRGICCLRPGVPDVSENIRVFAVIDRFLEHARIFHFENGGQDEVYCSSADWMPRNFRRRVELMFPILDEQVKRRVRDEILGTMRRDNVKSWQLGADGRYGHMESTEEDAVRSQQRFMELARERARESELPLSRQLAPAPRPSAIDKLRRKSKKRRKRDKRDDD; this comes from the coding sequence ATGCCCTTTCGCCGCGCGACCAAGCAGCTCCCAATGAACACGATCCCCCCCGACCACCAACTCCCCGCCCCTTCCGTTTCCCCCTCCAAAGAGCGGCGCGCCTCGGATCCCGAGCTCTACATCAACCGCGAGCTGTCCTGGCTCGAGTTCAACGCCCGCGTGGTGTCCGAAGCCGGCAACCCGAGCATCCCACTCTACGAGCGCCTGAAGTTCCTCGGCATCTTCGCTTCGAACCTGGACGAGTTCTTCATGGTGCGGGTGGCCGGGCTCCAGGCTCAGCTCTCCGGCGAGATCGAAGAAGTGCCGCCCGACGGCATGACGCCGGGAGAGCAGTTGGTCGCGATTTCCGACCGCGCTCACGAGCTGGTGGCCCAAAGCTACGCAATCTGGAACGGGAGCGTGGTGAAGGAGCTGCGCCAGGCGGGCATCGCGCTGGTGGCGCCGGAGGAGCTCGGGCCCGACGACCTGGCCGCCCTCGACGAGCACTTCCGCCGCGACATCTTCCCCGTGCTCACGCCGATCGCGATCGATCCGGTGCACCCGTTCCCACACGTGCGCAACAAGAGCATCAACGTCGGCTTCTTGTTCGAGAGCAGCGACAACAGCAACGACCCTTCTTTTGGCCTGGTGCAGGTGCCGATCACCCTGCCACGACTGATTCGCGTTCCGCTCACGGACACGCGACGCGCCTTCGTGGCCCTCGAGGACATGATCCTGCGCCACCAGCAGCTGATCTTCCCGCAGATGCGCATTCTGGGAAGCTACGTGTTTCGCGTCACGCGGAACTTCGACATCGAGCTGGACGAGGACGAAGCCGAAGACCTGCTCTTGACGCTGCAGGCCGAGCTCCGCCGGCGGGAACGGGGGCACGCCGTGCGCCTCACGGTGAGCGGAGAGGCGCCGGACGACTCCTTGGCTTGGCTGTGCCGCGAGCTCGATCTCGATTCGCAGCGGGACGTGTACATGGTGGACGGCCCGCTGTTTCTCGGAGACATGACCGAGCTGGCGTCCGGCGACGACAAACGAAAGCACCGGGACGAGCCCTACTCCCCGGTGTACGTGATGCCGCTGCGCGATTCCGACGACTTCTTCGAGACGATTCGCGAGCGCGACGTGCTGCTGCACCACCCCTACGAGTCCTTCGAGGCGGTCATCGACTTCTTGTCGCAGGCGGCAGAAGACCCGCAGGTGCTGGCCATCAAGCAGACGCTCTATCGCACCGGTGGCGAGTCGCCCTTGGTGCGGGCGCTGCAGCGCGCGGCGGAGCAGGGCAAGCAGGTCACCGCCGTGGTGGAGCTGAAGGCGCGCTTCGACGAAGAGAGCAACATCCAGTGGGCGCGCGCCCTGGAGCGCTCCGGCGTGAACGTGATGTACGGGCTCTTGGGTCTGAAGACGCACGCCAAGGTGCTCTTGGTGGTGCGCAAGGAGAAGACCGGGCTACGCCGCTACGTTCACGTGGCCACCGGCAACTACAACCAGCAGACCGCACGGCTGTACGAAGACGTGTCGCTGTTCACGGCGCGGGAGGACATCGGCGAGGATGCCACCGCGCTCTTCAACCTGCTGACCGGCTACAGCGCGCCGCCACGCTGGAACCAGCTGATCGTCGCGCCGCTGGGGCTGCACGAGGCGATCCTCGGGCTCATCGCGCGGGAGACGGAACACGGCCTGGCAGGGCGCCCGGCCCGCATCGTCGCCAAGATGAACTCACTGGTGGACGCCGACGTGATTTCCGCCCTGTATGCGGCGTCTCAAGCCGGCGTGCAGGTGGATCTGCTGATTCGCGGCATCTGCTGCCTCCGCCCGGGAGTCCCGGACGTGAGCGAGAACATCCGCGTGTTCGCGGTGATCGACCGTTTTTTGGAGCACGCGCGCATCTTCCATTTCGAGAACGGCGGGCAAGACGAGGTGTACTGCTCCAGCGCGGACTGGATGCCCCGCAACTTCCGCCGCCGCGTGGAGCTGATGTTCCCGATCCTGGACGAGCAGGTGAAGCGCCGGGTTCGCGACGAGATCCTCGGGACCATGCGCCGGGACAACGTCAAGAGCTGGCAGCTCGGCGCGGACGGCCGCTACGGCCACATGGAGTCCACCGAGGAAGACGCGGTACGAAGCCAACAGCGTTTCATGGAGCTCGCGCGCGAGCGTGCCCGCGAGTCGGAGCTTCCGCTGTCGCGACAGCTCGCGCCCGCGCCGCGGCCGTCAGCCATCGACAAGCTCCGGCGCAAGAGCAAGAAGCGCCGCAAGCGCGACAAGCGCGACGACGACTGA
- a CDS encoding serine protein kinase produces MSESDFSTPSDGGRTKSNTNMVATIASMQDYDRYRDLAWEGSFEDYLAIVRERPQVTRNAFQRVYDMVISYGTEEYIDNKKKLVRYNFFRDEIDSGKDAIFGLDIPLMRMMNVLKAAAEGYGPEKRVILLHGPVGSSKSTIARLLKKGLELYCAMPEGALYTFKWVNLGDTGLASGGADEFESPMHEEPLKIIPAEWRARAIEQLGLSNEKFKVRVDGELDPASRFIFKGLLLRYGGDWGKVVENHIRVRRLILSEKDRIGIGTFQPKDEKNQDSTELTGDINYRKIAEYGSDSDPRAFNFDGEFNIANRGIVEFVEVLKLDVAFLYDLLGASQEHRIKPKKFAQTDIDELIIGHTNEAEYKRLLNNEFMEALRDRTIKIDIPYITKLSDEIKIYEKDFSQERVRGRHIAPHTLEVAAMWAVLTRLEEPKKHNLQLVQKMKLYDGKVLPGYTQDTVKELRKESKREGMEGISPRYVQDKISNALVSDIGEGTINPFMVMNELEKGLRNHSLITNEEQRKRYRDIIGVVKREYEEIVKNEVQRAISADEEAINKLAANYIDNIKAYTLKEKVKNKYTGQDEEPDERLMRSIEEKIEIPENRKDDFRREIMNYIGARAVEGKKFDWQTNDRLRRALELKLFEDQKDSIKLKTLVSAVVDKETQEKIDIIKSRLMRYFGYNEVSATDVLNYVASIFARGDAKSGD; encoded by the coding sequence ATGAGCGAATCGGACTTCTCCACGCCCAGCGACGGCGGTCGCACCAAGAGCAACACCAACATGGTCGCCACGATCGCGTCCATGCAGGACTACGATCGCTATCGCGATCTGGCGTGGGAGGGCTCTTTCGAGGACTACCTCGCCATCGTGCGGGAGCGGCCGCAGGTCACGCGCAACGCCTTCCAGCGCGTGTACGACATGGTGATCTCCTACGGCACGGAAGAGTACATCGACAACAAGAAGAAGCTGGTTCGTTACAACTTCTTCCGCGACGAGATCGACAGCGGCAAGGACGCAATCTTCGGGTTGGACATCCCGCTGATGCGCATGATGAACGTGCTCAAGGCCGCCGCCGAGGGCTACGGTCCCGAGAAGCGCGTGATCTTGCTGCATGGCCCCGTGGGCTCCAGCAAGTCGACCATCGCGCGGCTGCTCAAGAAGGGGCTCGAGCTCTACTGCGCCATGCCCGAGGGCGCGCTGTACACCTTCAAGTGGGTGAACTTGGGGGATACGGGGCTCGCCAGCGGCGGCGCGGACGAGTTCGAGTCGCCCATGCACGAGGAGCCCCTCAAGATCATTCCTGCAGAGTGGCGCGCGCGCGCGATCGAGCAGCTGGGCCTGTCGAACGAGAAGTTCAAGGTGCGCGTGGACGGCGAGCTGGATCCGGCGAGCCGCTTCATCTTCAAGGGGCTCTTGCTTCGCTACGGCGGAGACTGGGGCAAGGTGGTGGAAAACCACATCCGCGTGCGGCGCCTGATCCTGAGCGAGAAGGATCGCATCGGCATCGGTACGTTTCAGCCCAAGGACGAGAAGAACCAGGATTCCACCGAGCTCACCGGCGACATCAACTACCGGAAGATCGCCGAGTACGGCTCGGATTCGGACCCGCGGGCCTTCAACTTCGACGGCGAGTTCAACATCGCCAACCGCGGCATCGTCGAGTTCGTCGAGGTGCTGAAGCTCGACGTAGCGTTCTTGTACGACCTCTTGGGCGCCTCGCAGGAGCATCGCATCAAGCCGAAGAAGTTCGCGCAGACGGACATCGACGAGCTGATCATCGGCCACACCAACGAGGCCGAGTACAAGCGCCTCCTGAACAACGAGTTCATGGAGGCACTTCGGGACCGCACCATCAAGATCGACATCCCGTACATCACGAAGCTGTCGGACGAGATCAAGATCTACGAGAAGGACTTCAGCCAGGAGCGCGTGCGCGGACGTCACATCGCGCCGCACACCCTGGAGGTGGCTGCCATGTGGGCCGTGCTCACCCGGCTGGAGGAGCCCAAGAAGCACAACCTGCAGCTGGTCCAGAAGATGAAGCTGTACGACGGCAAAGTGCTGCCGGGCTACACGCAGGACACCGTCAAGGAGCTCCGCAAGGAGAGCAAGCGCGAGGGTATGGAAGGCATCAGCCCCCGCTACGTGCAGGACAAGATCTCCAACGCGCTCGTGAGCGACATCGGTGAGGGCACCATCAACCCGTTCATGGTGATGAACGAGCTGGAAAAGGGGCTTCGCAACCACTCCCTCATCACCAACGAAGAGCAGCGCAAGCGCTACCGCGACATCATCGGCGTGGTGAAGCGGGAGTACGAAGAGATCGTCAAGAACGAGGTCCAGCGGGCCATCAGCGCGGACGAAGAGGCCATCAACAAGCTGGCCGCGAACTACATCGACAACATCAAGGCCTACACCCTCAAAGAGAAGGTCAAGAACAAGTACACCGGCCAGGACGAAGAGCCGGACGAGCGCCTGATGCGGTCCATCGAGGAAAAGATCGAGATCCCCGAGAACCGCAAGGACGATTTCCGCCGCGAGATCATGAATTACATCGGTGCTCGCGCCGTGGAAGGCAAGAAGTTCGACTGGCAGACGAACGATCGCCTGCGTCGCGCCTTGGAGCTCAAGCTGTTCGAAGATCAGAAGGACAGCATCAAGCTCAAGACGCTGGTCTCCGCCGTGGTCGACAAGGAGACCCAGGAGAAGATCGACATCATCAAGAGCCGGCTGATGCGCTACTTCGGCTACAACGAGGTCAGCGCCACGGATGTGCTCAACTACGTCGCGTCGATCTTCGCCCGCGGAGACGCGAAGAGCGGAGACTGA